The DNA window tcttttgttttgttttttaaataacattttaaagaatAGTTTGACATTTTGAGAAATATTCTTTGACTTGTTGCTGGCTTGGATGAGAAGATCAGTATCACTTTAATTTCTCTGCAGTAGTTACATTGTATCAGCTTAGCTAAGCTTAGCTACACTTGCTATATCTAAATCAAACACATATATCTTTTTAATGATGGGGGGCAGTTTTATGGCAATACTAACTTTCTCTATTTTCCACTTGTTATGTGCATTGAAGACCAGCAAATAGAAAGCCTTCTTTTTTACTAACTAACAAAACTTATATAATGCGCTACTTTCAGTGAGAATTTGTTACATTTCTGTGTCAAGGTAGTGCTTATGAACAAACATGCTACATATTTACAGACATCTTTTCTTCTTATCTTCTCTTATGTTGTCCATTAAAAAGAGCATTAACTTTTCTCTTTCCTCACTGCTAACCAGTTTCTGAAGATATCTGCCTGACCCTGGTTCTGcccgaggtttcttcctgtgaaaagggagtttttcctttctacTGTCATCAAATTttcattgttggggttttctttctaatattCTGGGATCCTTACTCTACAgtataaagctccttgaggtgactgttgagatttggtgctatataaataaatttgaattgaACCGACTGTTGGAAAGTCCATTGAGCATATTTCTCAAAATGCCACACTAAGACTCTGTCTTGTCAACGATCTGGTTTTATGACATTTTGTGCTTGTAGGctgcatatttttatattttcaataatgtgtaaaataatattaataggTTAAATCTAATTACCCAAGACAAAATCTGTGATGAAGAATGATCTTAGTGttcaaaaaatagaaaagtttAATGGAATGGAAAAAACTGAGCTGAACTGGGGGTTTGTCCTGGCACATAAATCACCCGTGTGTGCATCTTTTGTGGATGTACAGGGGGCTTTATCAATATCGGTCCTTTAATACAGAATTACAGCACAGTTCATAGAGAATAAGAGAAATGTGGTGCACATTAATCAAACTGGGAAAGCCTGTGAGAAGTCTGTAATGAAAACATCTATGCTGAAGCTTGAGGGGACTCCTTGAAGGGTGCACGCTGTCATGACTGGAAAAGCAGGACAATGAGACAGAAGTGAGGCATAACAAACACAAcagatttccctttttttcctgtgttttttatAAATTCAATTTGATATTTCATGTAAGATTGTCACAGTGATGCAGCAGCTCTGCTTCACAGCTAAAAGGACTTTTTCCAGGACTTGCAGAGAATCTTGTGGAAGGCATGTCTGAAGTCCCGGTTGAAGATGGTGTAAATGGCAGGGTTGAGGGAGCTGTTGCAATAGCCAATCCAGAAGAAGAATTTAAAGAGGGGGTCGGGAATCCTACAGGGTTCCCTGCACACACCATACAGGCTGTAgctaaagaaaaagggaaaccagcaaacaacaaacactCCCATGACAACAGCCAGGACAAATGTGAATCTCTTCTCCCTGGCTTGGGAGATCTTCTTCCTGGCTAGGGAGCTCTTACGGCGTTTCCTCCTGGAGGTGAACAGATCCTTGGACTTGTTACTGACCCTGGAGATGCGAGTGGATTGCTTGGAGAGCGAGCTTTTCTTGTTGCTGATCCTCTTTGCTCTCTGGGACTCCTGCAGCTGGGGCTTGTGACCTTTGCCCTCTGACGAGGAGCTCTCCTCCATGTCAGGCTCCTCAGTCTGTTGCCCGACGGTGACGGTGCGTTGGCTGGGCGTAGGCGGGCACTGACAGTGACCGTTCTCCCTCTCGCCGTGGAAAGGGGAGGTGGCTTTGCTCAGTCCATTCTCAGTTTGTGTAACGCCATCTGGCCCGGGTTTTTTTCCCGACATGCTTCTGGTTCTGGTTTTGGCCACCTGGTATATTCTGATATAGACCAGGATCATGATTAAGCAGGGAGCGAAGAAGGACGCGATGCTGGAGGAGAGGATGTACCAAGTGTCATCATTCAGCTCGCACTGAGGCTGAGAGCTGATCTCACTGTTGCTGTCGATAGATATGAGCGGCGGAGAGGAGATAAACGCAGATATAAGCCACACGATCAGGATAATGCACTTGACGCGTTTAGGAGTCCGCTTCAGGTTGTACTCTACAGCCTGCGTAACGGACCAGTATCGGTCCAGGCTTATTGCGCACAGATGCACAATAGATgaagtacaaaacaaaacatccagAGCCAGATAAATACCGCACCAAACTTTTCCAAAATACCAGTAACCCATGAGTTCATTTGCCAAAGAAAACGGCATCACGAGAGTGGCGACCAGGATGTCCGCTGTGGCCAGAGACACCAGGAAAAGGTTTTGGGGGGCTTTCAGTGCCCGGCTCGTTAACACAGCGATAACCACAAGAATATTTCCAACAACGGTAAAAAGAATGAGAAAACTTACGAGAGCGGCGATGCCAGCTATCGCTGCTAAAGAATATCCACTGTCCAGCGTCCAGGAGGAATTTAAATGGATCACCGTGAACGCATCCATTCCACTGGCGTTGAACGAATCCATTGTTACATATatttgcgcgtgtgtgtatatcCTGGTTGGATTTTGTCAGTTCTTTTCAGATCTCTAATGCTCCTGTCATTAGAGTCCATCAGAAACGCGTTCCTCCGTGGTTAATTTACAAATCTGACGACATGGATACGGGCGCacgcaaaaaataaaataaaatcccagTTAACGAAGTCTCTGGAGGCTCTTACAGCCTGTTGATCGGGTGTGTCTCAAGACAACTTGCTTGAATTGGAAAGACACCCCTGGTATAGTTTTGTCACGGCTCCTGTTCGTCAGGAGTTGAATGACATCCAGCCGCAGCTCCCCTTCCTTCAGCATGGTGCGCTCTCGCTCTTAATGATGCCCCAAGTGTTGTTCTCATAAAACTCACCCACTGCCGCCCCGCCCCCGGCACACATTATTTTCATATTGTGGGAATGTGATAAGGCTGTGTCCACATGATCTCAAACCGATGcaaaaatattaatgtaaaTAGCATTAATAACATCTGAAAATGTATAAGTCGataagagagcgagagagaactCTGTATATTGACGTGCTGGTTGAGTTTTAAGTGTCTATAAAACCTGAAAAACTTCCTCTTCTCTTTAATAAACCTCAACTCACTGGAGGTCAGTATTGCTGCACTCATCACCATCAACTATTTCCCCGCTGCAGAGTCCTAaaggttgtttatggccgttaAGGGAAGAGACAGTCAGCCAGGCCGtttgagatgaaatgaaaaaaagaaaaagaaagtgtgaTCAAGAGTCGGACAGGATTTAATTTGTGGAgcgccgtgtgtgtgtgtgtgtgtgtgtgtgtgtgtgtgtgtgtgtgtgtgtgtgtgtgtgtgtgtgtgtgtgtgtgtgtgtgtgtgtgtggcagcagTTTTGAGGAGATCACGGAGGCGGAGTGTGAGAGTTGGGATTTTGGAGCTGAGCTCATTGCTGAGAGGCAGGCTGCTAGGTCTACTGCGTTTCACCTCATCGTACACACACCTCCACGCTACATGAG is part of the Maylandia zebra isolate NMK-2024a linkage group LG3, Mzebra_GT3a, whole genome shotgun sequence genome and encodes:
- the LOC101486679 gene encoding alpha-2 adrenergic receptor — translated: MDSFNASGMDAFTVIHLNSSWTLDSGYSLAAIAGIAALVSFLILFTVVGNILVVIAVLTSRALKAPQNLFLVSLATADILVATLVMPFSLANELMGYWYFGKVWCGIYLALDVLFCTSSIVHLCAISLDRYWSVTQAVEYNLKRTPKRVKCIILIVWLISAFISSPPLISIDSNSEISSQPQCELNDDTWYILSSSIASFFAPCLIMILVYIRIYQVAKTRTRSMSGKKPGPDGVTQTENGLSKATSPFHGERENGHCQCPPTPSQRTVTVGQQTEEPDMEESSSSEGKGHKPQLQESQRAKRISNKKSSLSKQSTRISRVSNKSKDLFTSRRKRRKSSLARKKISQAREKRFTFVLAVVMGVFVVCWFPFFFSYSLYGVCREPCRIPDPLFKFFFWIGYCNSSLNPAIYTIFNRDFRHAFHKILCKSWKKSF